A genome region from Dreissena polymorpha isolate Duluth1 chromosome 16, UMN_Dpol_1.0, whole genome shotgun sequence includes the following:
- the LOC127861691 gene encoding uncharacterized protein LOC127861691, whose translation MLSDKQFKELEDKGYTVVENVISKADCDQAVKEYKQWLTHFGNNFPKCFNSIIKDHNVGHMETTWRLRLKTKPVFAQLWHTEKLLSSFDAIAIGRPPEDGVEEFQSEEKNTSFVEHLNQYHKVNEEKVTDEFIHKQAVDAFYVFDHTKL comes from the exons ATGCTTAGTGACAAACAGTTCAAGGAACTGGAAGACAAAGGCTACACGGTCGTCGAGAACGTGATCAGCAAGGCGGACTGTGACCAGGCAGTGAAGGAGTACAAGCAGTGGTTGACTCACTTCGGGAACAACTTCCCTAAGTGctttaattcaataattaaag ATCACAATGTTGGTCACATGGAGACAACGTGGCGATTGAGACTCAAGACAAAGCCTGTGTTTGCTCAGTTATGGCACACTGAGAAACTGTTGTCCAGCTTTGACGCCATCGCTATAGGGAGACCACCGGAAGATGGCGTTGAAGAATTTCAA tcgGAGGAGAAGAACACAAGCTTTGTTGAGCATTTAAACCAATATCATAAAGTCAACGAAGAAAAAGTTACCGATGAATTTATACACAAGCAGGCTGTGGATGCATTCTACGTGTTTGATCATACAAAGCTGTAA
- the LOC127862290 gene encoding glucose dehydrogenase [FAD, quinone]-like — translation MYVVVLTCFVLALALYFAYRQGDPMHNVLQGHTDEEYDYIIVGAGSAGSVVAARLAEDSDNKVLLLEAGGHYSERPSFFQSPLMWAMGLKTEYDWEYYTKPQEKSSFGLKGQRSYWPRERVLGGTSCINGVQYTRGILFDFDEWEAAGCTGWGYKEVLPYFLKSEDIHIESLKSSPYHSQGGPIAVSYGHVTELNEHILKAGQRLGYDVTDYNAKDQHGFSTVPKSLRDGVSARSGLEYIGKKQMRNLHVSLQSFATKIQIDKSDKTAKGVYYIKHGSKFYVKARREIIISGGTINTPQLLLLSGIGPSDHLKEKNIPVITDLPVGQNLQDHLYIPLLSHINQSLSITIDDVESYWMKLRFSLQGKGIYSTSTLDTSAFLHLVNPNVGKRYPDIQMIFEATLYSSNVLNYEDYIAHALLNSDAKQHGFTSAICLTRPFSRGQITLKSNDPFDHPTIDPKYLEDERDVNTLIGGIRVWEKLMETPEMKALGVDIDRMKMPFCSKHKFRSDEYWECLIRHIGISMYHHSGTCKMGPIEDHSTVVDPELRVKGIQGLRVADASVFPNVTSGNINAPVIMVGEKAADLIIGKDTVSEFRRNI, via the coding sequence CTGTTTCGTGCTTGCTTTAGCACTATATTTCGCGTACAGACAAGGCGACCCAATGCATAACGTGTTACAGGGACACACAGACGAAGAATATGATTATATTATAGTCGGAGCAGGGTCAGCTGGTTCAGTGGTTGCGGCAAGGCTAGCCGAAGACTCCGATAACAAGGTATTGCTATTAGAAGCAGGCGGACATTATTCGGAAAGGCCTAGCTTTTTTCAGAGTCCCTTAATGTGGGCAATGGGTCTGAAAACTGAATACGATTGGGAGTACTACACAAAACCACaggaaaaatccagtttcggTTTAAAGGGCCAGAGAAGCTATTGGCCAAGAGAGCGCGTTTTAGGcgggacaagttgcataaatgGCGTCCAATACACAAGGGGAATCTTATTTGATTTTGACGAATGGGAGGCGGCTGGGTGTACAGGGTGGGGCTATAAGGAAGTGCTCCCCTATTTCCTGAAATCCGAAGACATACACATTGAAAGCTTGAAATCCTCTCCTTACCATAGCCAGGGAGGGCCTATTGCCGTATCGTACGGTCACGTGACCGAGCtaaatgaacacattttaaaggCTGGACAACGACTTGGATATGACGTCACTGATTATAACGCAAAAGATCAGCATGGGTTCAGCACTGTGCCAAAATCTCTTCGAGATGGTGTAAGTGCAAGGTCTGGATTGGAATACATTGGTAAAAAACAAATGAGAAATTTGCACGTTTCACTTCAAAGTTTTGCAACAAAGATTCAAATCGACAAAAGTGATAAAACAGCAAAAGGCGTTTATTATATAAAGCACGGCAGCAAATTCTACGTTAAAGCAAGACGTGAAATTATTATTTCAGGCGGAACCATAAATACTCCCCAATTGCTATTATTATCCGGTATAGGACCAAGTGATCACCTCAAAGAGAAGAACATTCCAGTTATAACTGATTTACCTGTTGGGCAGAATTTGCAAGACCATTTGTATATACCACTGTTGTCACATATAAACCAAAGTTTGAGCATAACGATCGATGACGTCGAAAGCTACTGGATGAAACTCCGTTTCTCGCTACAGGGAAAAGGTATATATTCTACTTCTACGCTAGACACTTCAGCGTTTCTGCATTTAGTGAACCCCAACGTTGGAAAAAGGTATCCGGATATCCAAATGATCTTTGAAGCAACACTGTACTCATCAAACGTGCTAAATTACGAAGATTACATCGCGCATGCGCTGCTGAATAGTGACGCAAAACAGCACGGCTTTACATCTGCTATATGCCTTACGAGACCGTTCAGTCGGGGGCAAATTACACTGAAAAGTAACGATCCGTTCGACCATCCGACTATTGACCCTAAGTACTTAGAGGACGAAAGAGATGTGAACACTTTGATTGGAGGAATCCGTGTATGGGAGAAGCTTATGGAGACACCAGAAATGAAGGCACTAGGCGTTGATATCGACCGGATGAAGATGCCATTCTGTTCCAAACACAAGTTCCGCTCTGATGAATACTGGGAATGCCTGATACGTCACATCGGAATCTCTATGTATCACCATTCTGGAACGTGCAAGATGGGACCGATTGAGGATCATAGCACAGTGGTTGACCCTGAGTTGAGGGTCAAAGGAATTCAAGGTCTTCGTGTTGCGGACGCCTCTGTGTTTCCAAATGTTACATCTGGCAATATAAATGCTCCGGTCATTATGGTTGGAGAAAAGGCAGCCGATTTGATCATAGGAAAAGACACAGTTTCTGAATTTCGTAGAaatatttaa